A window of the Streptomyces formicae genome harbors these coding sequences:
- a CDS encoding DedA family protein: MNTLALGPSWLDPDYLITTFGLIGVLVIVFAESGLLIGFFLPGDSLLFTTGLLVTTDVIKQPLWVVCALVVLAAILGDQVGYLFGRKVGPALFKRPDSKLFKQENVEKAHEFFEKYGPKSLVLARFVPIVRTFTPIIAGVSRMNYRSFITFNIIGGVLWGAGVTLLGAALGKVDFVHKNIEAILIAIVLLSVVPIIIEFLRARSKGKKEAAAAGHADSAQTAARGRHAKR, from the coding sequence GTGAACACCCTTGCGCTCGGACCGAGCTGGCTCGACCCGGACTATCTGATCACCACGTTCGGTCTGATCGGCGTGCTCGTCATCGTCTTCGCCGAGTCCGGACTGCTCATCGGCTTCTTCCTGCCCGGTGACTCGCTGCTGTTCACCACGGGCCTGCTCGTCACGACCGATGTGATCAAGCAGCCCCTGTGGGTGGTCTGCGCACTCGTCGTGCTCGCCGCGATCCTGGGCGACCAGGTCGGCTATCTCTTCGGCCGCAAGGTGGGCCCGGCCCTTTTCAAGCGTCCCGACTCCAAGCTGTTCAAGCAGGAGAACGTGGAGAAGGCGCACGAGTTCTTCGAGAAGTACGGCCCGAAGTCCCTGGTCCTCGCCCGCTTCGTGCCCATCGTCCGCACGTTCACGCCGATCATCGCCGGTGTGAGCCGGATGAACTACCGCTCTTTCATCACCTTCAACATCATCGGCGGCGTCCTCTGGGGTGCCGGCGTCACGCTGCTCGGTGCCGCGCTCGGCAAGGTGGACTTCGTCCACAAGAACATCGAGGCGATCCTCATCGCGATCGTCCTCCTCTCGGTGGTCCCGATCATCATCGAGTTCCTGCGGGCCCGCTCCAAGGGCAAGAAGGAGGCTGCCGCGGCCGGCCACGCGGACTCGGCACAGACGGCCGCCCGCGGCCGCCACGCCAAGCGCTGA
- a CDS encoding SRPBCC family protein, which produces MSGDDDLTTIRVDQFLGHPPAKVWRALTEPELIAQWLMPCDFRLEVGHRYAMTSVPRPNTGFSGTVEAQVLAFERERMLRVQWADADPDSGVDWTITWTLEPEGRGTRLFLVHEGFDPDDPAQRMAHKIMGGGWRSSVMRGLEGTLDRL; this is translated from the coding sequence GTGAGTGGCGACGACGACCTGACCACCATCCGGGTCGACCAGTTCCTCGGCCATCCGCCGGCCAAGGTCTGGCGTGCGCTGACCGAGCCCGAGCTCATCGCCCAGTGGCTGATGCCCTGCGATTTCAGACTCGAAGTGGGGCACCGCTACGCGATGACCTCCGTGCCCCGCCCGAACACCGGCTTCTCCGGGACCGTCGAGGCCCAGGTGCTGGCCTTCGAGCGGGAGCGGATGCTCCGCGTCCAGTGGGCCGATGCCGACCCGGACTCCGGCGTGGACTGGACAATTACGTGGACCCTGGAGCCGGAAGGCCGCGGAACGCGTCTCTTTCTCGTGCACGAGGGATTCGACCCGGACGACCCCGCTCAGCGGATGGCGCACAAGATCATGGGCGGCGGCTGGCGCTCGTCCGTCATGAGGGGGCTGGAGGGGACGCTGGACCGGCTGTGA
- a CDS encoding DinB family protein has product MVTHVPAEAQGDERGALLNFVEAQRGAIRRSVLGLTEEQAASRPSASELSLSGLLKHVAEAELNWLRMAQQQPNERQRTEETWSDSFRLVDGESVPETLAFWESVAKETEEFIRSVPSLDDTFPLPDAPWFPKEGRVSLRWLMLHLVEEIGRHAGHADIVRESLDGKGAYELVALERGGDRP; this is encoded by the coding sequence ATGGTCACTCACGTTCCCGCAGAGGCTCAGGGCGACGAGCGCGGCGCGCTGCTGAACTTCGTGGAGGCGCAGCGCGGCGCGATCCGCCGCTCGGTGCTCGGGCTCACCGAGGAGCAGGCGGCGAGCCGCCCGAGCGCCAGCGAGCTGTCGCTCTCCGGGCTGCTCAAGCATGTCGCCGAGGCCGAGCTGAACTGGCTGCGGATGGCGCAGCAGCAGCCGAACGAGCGGCAGCGTACCGAGGAGACCTGGAGCGACAGCTTCCGGCTGGTGGACGGTGAGTCGGTTCCGGAGACCCTCGCGTTCTGGGAGTCGGTGGCCAAGGAGACCGAGGAGTTCATCCGCTCGGTGCCGAGCCTGGACGACACCTTCCCGCTGCCCGACGCCCCCTGGTTCCCGAAGGAGGGCCGGGTCTCCCTGCGCTGGCTGATGCTGCACCTGGTCGAGGAGATCGGCCGGCATGCGGGCCACGCGGACATCGTCAGGGAGTCCCTGGACGGCAAGGGTGCCTATGAGCTGGTCGCCCTGGAGCGGGGAGGGGACCGGCCCTGA
- a CDS encoding helix-turn-helix domain-containing protein, protein MTAVESSGSVVRRILLGSQLRRLRESRGITREAAGYSIRASESKISRMELGRVSFKARDVEDLLTLYGVADEAERDSLLGLAREANVAGWWHSFGDVLPGWFQTYIGLEGAASLIRIYEVQFVHGLLQTEAYAHAVVSRGMPGAPRAEIDRRVALRLERQKALVSERAPRFHAVLDEAALRRPYGDRSVMQGQLRHLIDISEQSNITLQVMPFSFGGHAGESGAFTMLSFPESDLSDIVYLEQLTSALYLDKREEVAQYERVMERLQRDSPGPEESRDLLRGLLQLT, encoded by the coding sequence GTGACCGCAGTGGAGTCGTCAGGTTCCGTGGTGCGGCGCATCCTGCTGGGCTCACAGCTGAGGCGGCTCCGGGAGTCGCGCGGAATCACCCGCGAGGCCGCCGGCTACTCGATCCGGGCGTCCGAATCCAAGATCAGCCGTATGGAGTTGGGCAGGGTGAGCTTCAAGGCCAGGGATGTCGAGGACCTCCTCACGCTCTACGGCGTCGCGGACGAGGCCGAGCGCGACTCGCTGCTCGGCCTGGCCCGGGAGGCCAATGTGGCGGGCTGGTGGCACAGCTTCGGCGATGTGCTGCCCGGCTGGTTCCAGACCTACATCGGCCTGGAGGGCGCTGCCTCACTCATCCGGATCTACGAAGTCCAGTTCGTTCACGGCCTGCTCCAGACGGAGGCGTACGCACACGCGGTCGTCTCCCGCGGTATGCCCGGCGCGCCGCGCGCCGAGATCGACCGCCGGGTCGCGCTGCGCCTGGAGCGCCAGAAGGCGCTCGTCTCCGAGCGGGCGCCGCGCTTCCACGCCGTCCTGGACGAGGCGGCGCTGCGCCGGCCCTACGGTGACCGGTCGGTGATGCAGGGTCAGCTGAGGCATCTCATCGACATCTCCGAGCAGTCGAACATCACCCTGCAGGTGATGCCGTTCAGCTTCGGCGGCCACGCGGGCGAGTCCGGGGCGTTCACGATGCTGAGCTTCCCCGAGTCGGACCTCTCGGACATCGTGTATCTGGAGCAGCTGACGAGCGCGCTCTATCTCGACAAGCGTGAAGAGGTCGCCCAGTACGAACGCGTGATGGAGCGGCTGCAACGCGATTCACCAGGTCCGGAGGAGAGCCGGGACCTCCTCCGTGGTCTACTCCAACTGACGTAA
- a CDS encoding aldehyde dehydrogenase family protein has product MSFFTDLAHQYIDGEWRTGSGSWDIIDFNPYNGEKLAAITVATVAEVDQAYRAAERAQRPWAETNPYTRRRVFERALRLVEERDDEIAEAIIEELGGTRLKARYEIHLAKEFLREAIQLAVRPEGRILPSPVDGKENRLYRLPVGVIGVITPYNFPLLVTLKSVAPALALGNAVVIKPNQNTPVVGGGLIAKLFEDAGLPPGVLNVLITDIAEIGDALIEHPVPKVISFAGSDRVGRHVGAVAGSHFKRTVLELSGNSALVVLDDADLDYAVDAAVFSRFVYQGQVCMAANRILVDRSVEAEFTEKFTAKTAALRTGDPRDPETQIGPVINTFQAEALAGLVDQAVADGAEALVRGRTRGNLVEPTVLTGLPEDSPLLQQEIFGPVALLATFDGEEEAVRAVNASPYGLSGAVHTRDVERGVRFAQRIETGMFHVNDSTIQDEPLIAFGGEKLSGLGRLGGDATVEAFTTQKWISVQHGRTRFPL; this is encoded by the coding sequence ATGTCCTTCTTCACCGACCTGGCCCATCAGTACATCGACGGCGAGTGGCGGACCGGCAGCGGTTCGTGGGACATCATCGACTTCAATCCGTACAACGGTGAGAAGCTCGCCGCCATCACCGTCGCCACGGTCGCCGAGGTCGACCAGGCGTACCGGGCGGCGGAGCGGGCGCAGCGCCCCTGGGCCGAGACCAATCCGTACACCCGCAGGCGGGTCTTCGAGCGCGCCCTGCGCCTCGTCGAGGAGCGCGACGACGAGATCGCCGAGGCGATCATCGAGGAGCTCGGCGGGACCCGGCTCAAGGCCCGGTACGAGATCCATCTCGCCAAGGAGTTCCTGCGCGAGGCGATACAGCTGGCGGTGCGCCCCGAGGGCCGGATCCTGCCGTCGCCGGTCGACGGTAAGGAGAACCGCCTCTACCGGCTGCCCGTCGGCGTCATAGGCGTGATCACCCCGTACAACTTCCCCCTCCTGGTGACCCTCAAGTCCGTCGCGCCCGCGCTGGCGCTGGGCAACGCGGTGGTCATCAAGCCCAACCAGAACACCCCGGTGGTCGGCGGCGGGCTGATCGCCAAGCTCTTCGAGGACGCGGGCCTGCCGCCCGGTGTGCTCAACGTCCTGATCACGGACATCGCCGAGATCGGGGACGCGCTCATCGAGCACCCCGTGCCCAAGGTGATCTCGTTCGCCGGCTCGGACCGGGTGGGCCGCCACGTCGGAGCGGTCGCCGGCAGCCACTTCAAGCGGACGGTCCTGGAGCTCAGCGGAAACAGCGCCCTGGTCGTCCTGGACGACGCCGACCTCGACTACGCCGTCGACGCCGCGGTCTTCAGCCGCTTCGTCTACCAGGGCCAGGTCTGCATGGCCGCCAACCGGATCCTGGTCGACCGGTCGGTGGAGGCCGAGTTCACCGAGAAGTTCACCGCGAAGACGGCGGCGTTGCGCACCGGCGACCCCCGGGACCCGGAGACCCAGATCGGCCCGGTCATCAACACCTTCCAGGCCGAGGCGCTGGCCGGGCTGGTCGACCAGGCGGTGGCGGACGGCGCCGAGGCGCTCGTACGCGGCCGCACCCGCGGCAATCTCGTCGAGCCGACCGTGCTCACCGGGCTGCCGGAGGACTCGCCCCTCCTCCAGCAGGAGATCTTCGGCCCGGTGGCGCTGCTCGCGACGTTCGACGGCGAGGAGGAGGCCGTACGGGCCGTCAACGCCAGCCCGTACGGACTGAGCGGCGCCGTGCACACGCGGGACGTGGAGCGGGGGGTGCGGTTCGCCCAGCGCATCGAGACCGGGATGTTCCACGTCAACGACTCGACGATCCAGGACGAGCCGCTGATCGCGTTCGGCGGCGAGAAGCTCTCCGGGCTCGGGCGGCTCGGCGGCGACGCGACGGTGGAGGCGTTCACCACGCAGAAGTGGATCTCGGTGCAGCACGGCCGGACGAGGTTTCCCCTCTGA
- a CDS encoding YbjQ family protein — protein sequence MGIEDYGGGQGPQADVLVVTTNDVPGFRVERVIGEVFGLTVRSRHLGSQIGAGLKSMIGGELKGLTKTLVQTRNQAMERLVEQARSRGANAVLMFRFDVTEAADVGTEVCAYGTAVVITPQA from the coding sequence ATGGGTATCGAGGACTACGGCGGCGGCCAGGGCCCGCAGGCCGATGTGCTGGTCGTCACAACGAACGACGTCCCGGGCTTCCGGGTGGAGCGGGTCATCGGTGAGGTCTTCGGGCTGACGGTGCGTTCACGGCACCTCGGCAGCCAGATCGGCGCCGGTCTGAAGTCGATGATCGGGGGTGAGCTGAAGGGGCTGACGAAGACGCTCGTGCAGACCCGCAACCAGGCGATGGAGCGGCTGGTCGAACAGGCCCGCTCGCGGGGCGCGAACGCGGTGCTGATGTTCCGCTTCGACGTGACGGAGGCGGCGGACGTGGGCACGGAGGTGTGCGCCTACGGCACGGCCGTGGTGATCACCCCTCAGGCCTGA
- a CDS encoding glutamate decarboxylase has product MALHKGGTRREESEERRRLSLNPFYGEADPVGSMTSAPPKHRLPDGPMAPATACQLVHDELMLDGNSRLNLATFVTTWMEPEAAVLMAECRDKNMIDKDEYPRTAELERRCVAMLADLWHAPDPATTVGCSTTGSSEACMLAGMALKRRWTKRNADRYPGAGARPNLVMGVNVQVCWDKFCNFWEVEPRLVPMEGDRFHIDPQAAVDLCDENTIGVVAILGSTFDGSYEPVGEVCAALDALKERTGLDIPVHVDGASGAMVAPFVDEDLVWDFRLPRVSSINTSGHKYGLVYPGVGWALWRSPDDLPEELVFRVNYLGGDMPTFALNFSRPGAQVVAQYYTFLRLGREGYRAVQQTTRDVARSMAEKIDALGDFRLLTRGDQLPVFAVTTAPDVKNFDVFDVARRLREDGWLVPAYTFPPNREDLSVLRFVCRNGFSADLAELLVEDLKRAMPELRAQSAPLSRDKAAATGFHH; this is encoded by the coding sequence ATGGCACTGCACAAGGGTGGTACGCGTCGCGAGGAGAGCGAGGAGCGGCGCAGGCTCTCCCTCAATCCGTTCTACGGGGAGGCGGATCCGGTCGGTTCGATGACCTCGGCACCGCCCAAGCACCGGCTGCCGGACGGGCCGATGGCGCCCGCGACGGCCTGTCAGCTGGTCCACGACGAGCTGATGCTCGACGGCAACTCACGGCTGAACCTGGCCACGTTCGTGACGACGTGGATGGAGCCGGAGGCCGCGGTGCTGATGGCGGAGTGCCGCGACAAGAACATGATCGACAAGGACGAGTACCCGCGGACGGCCGAACTGGAGCGGCGGTGCGTGGCGATGCTCGCCGACCTCTGGCACGCGCCCGACCCGGCGACCACGGTGGGCTGCTCGACGACGGGTTCGAGCGAGGCGTGCATGCTCGCCGGGATGGCGCTGAAGCGCCGGTGGACGAAGCGCAACGCGGACCGCTACCCCGGTGCCGGCGCCCGGCCGAACCTCGTCATGGGCGTCAACGTCCAGGTCTGCTGGGACAAGTTCTGCAACTTCTGGGAGGTCGAGCCGCGGCTGGTCCCGATGGAGGGCGATCGCTTCCACATCGACCCGCAGGCGGCCGTCGACCTCTGCGACGAGAACACCATCGGCGTGGTCGCGATCCTGGGCTCGACCTTCGACGGGTCGTACGAGCCCGTCGGGGAGGTCTGCGCGGCGCTGGATGCCCTGAAGGAGCGTACGGGCCTGGACATCCCGGTCCATGTGGACGGGGCGTCCGGAGCGATGGTGGCGCCCTTCGTGGACGAGGACCTGGTCTGGGACTTCCGGCTGCCGCGGGTGTCGTCGATCAACACCTCGGGGCACAAGTACGGGCTGGTCTACCCGGGGGTGGGGTGGGCGCTGTGGCGCTCGCCGGACGACCTCCCCGAGGAGCTGGTCTTCCGGGTGAACTACCTCGGCGGCGACATGCCGACGTTCGCGCTCAACTTCTCGCGGCCCGGGGCCCAGGTGGTGGCGCAGTACTACACGTTCCTGCGGCTCGGCCGCGAGGGCTACCGGGCGGTGCAGCAGACCACCCGGGACGTGGCGCGGAGCATGGCCGAGAAGATCGACGCGCTCGGTGACTTCCGCCTCCTCACCCGGGGTGACCAGTTGCCGGTCTTCGCCGTGACGACGGCCCCTGACGTCAAGAACTTCGACGTCTTCGACGTCGCGCGGCGGCTGAGGGAGGACGGCTGGCTGGTCCCCGCGTACACCTTCCCGCCCAACCGCGAGGACCTGTCGGTGCTGCGCTTCGTCTGCCGCAACGGCTTCTCGGCGGACCTCGCGGAGCTGCTGGTGGAGGATCTGAAGCGGGCGATGCCGGAACTGCGGGCCCAGAGCGCGCCGCTGAGCCGGGACAAGGCGGCGGCCACCGGTTTCCACCACTGA
- a CDS encoding PadR family transcriptional regulator, with the protein MSAIRLLVLGAVRQHGRAHGYQVRNDLEFWGAHEWSNAKPGSIYHALKQMAKQGLLHAHETAPSTAGGPPRTEYEITERGTEEFFTLLREALTSYDQKMDVLSAGVGFIVDLERSEAVELLKERVRGLEEWRASVTEYYTPEDGPESLGHIGEIMNMWVHSADGGAAWTRGLIERIEGGAYTFAGEGEPFVGVLVEGQENPYATGVPHEGDHL; encoded by the coding sequence ATGTCAGCGATCCGGCTTCTGGTCCTCGGGGCCGTACGCCAGCACGGGCGGGCGCACGGATACCAGGTCCGCAACGACCTCGAGTTCTGGGGCGCGCACGAGTGGTCCAACGCCAAGCCGGGCTCGATCTACCACGCACTCAAACAGATGGCGAAGCAGGGCCTGCTGCACGCCCATGAGACCGCGCCTTCGACGGCCGGCGGCCCGCCCCGTACCGAGTACGAGATCACGGAGCGGGGCACCGAGGAGTTCTTCACGCTCCTGCGTGAGGCGCTGACGTCGTACGACCAGAAGATGGACGTCCTCTCGGCCGGCGTCGGTTTCATCGTGGACCTGGAGCGGAGTGAGGCGGTGGAGCTGCTCAAGGAGCGGGTGCGCGGCCTGGAGGAGTGGCGTGCCTCGGTCACCGAGTACTACACCCCGGAGGACGGTCCCGAGTCCCTCGGCCACATCGGCGAGATCATGAACATGTGGGTCCACTCGGCGGACGGCGGGGCGGCGTGGACGCGCGGCCTGATCGAGCGGATCGAGGGCGGGGCGTACACGTTCGCGGGGGAGGGGGAGCCTTTTGTGGGGGTCCTCGTCGAGGGGCAGGAGAATCCGTACGCGACGGGCGTTCCCCATGAGGGGGATCACCTCTAA
- a CDS encoding ABC transporter permease: MTRRELAHWARQPVEVVIGLVFPVMLLLMFGYLIGGGRGVEGTYIGFLVPGMLALTMAFGLEATMTAVTQDLNKGVIDRFRSLPMADSAVLVGRSVADLLQSALSLVVMTGVAYAIGWRWTGGFGALLGALGLLLLLRFAMLWVGIHLAMVAGRPQLVQAVQILVWPVGFLSNAFATPASMPGWLGATVEWNPLSATATAVRELSGIAAGSDSWAAGHAQLLALAWPLALVAVFFPLAVRRFVRLSR; this comes from the coding sequence ATGACCCGGCGCGAACTCGCCCACTGGGCGCGGCAGCCCGTGGAGGTGGTCATCGGGCTGGTCTTCCCGGTGATGCTGCTGCTGATGTTCGGCTATCTCATCGGCGGCGGGCGGGGCGTCGAAGGGACGTACATCGGCTTCCTCGTGCCGGGCATGCTCGCGCTGACCATGGCCTTCGGCCTGGAGGCGACGATGACGGCCGTCACCCAGGACCTCAACAAGGGGGTGATCGACCGCTTCCGGTCGCTGCCGATGGCGGACTCGGCGGTGCTGGTCGGCCGCAGCGTCGCGGATCTGCTCCAGTCGGCGCTCAGCCTGGTCGTGATGACCGGGGTCGCCTACGCGATCGGCTGGCGCTGGACCGGCGGGTTCGGGGCGCTGCTGGGGGCGCTCGGGCTGCTCCTCCTGCTGCGCTTCGCGATGCTGTGGGTCGGCATCCATCTGGCGATGGTGGCGGGCAGGCCGCAACTGGTGCAGGCCGTGCAGATCTTGGTCTGGCCGGTCGGCTTCCTCTCCAACGCCTTCGCGACGCCCGCGTCGATGCCCGGCTGGCTGGGCGCGACGGTCGAATGGAACCCGCTGTCGGCCACGGCCACCGCGGTACGGGAGCTGTCGGGCATCGCGGCCGGCAGCGACTCCTGGGCGGCCGGCCATGCCCAGCTGCTGGCCCTGGCCTGGCCGTTGGCCCTGGTCGCGGTGTTCTTCCCGCTGGCGGTACGGCGCTTCGTACGCCTCAGCCGCTAG
- a CDS encoding ATP-binding protein encodes MGTNGSTMLEPLRQGLPPIDPAAVSCSASCALPARYEAVRGARKFTSRTLTQWELADRFDDVALVVSELVTNALRHALPADSPRERDQEPPVRLHLMRWTGRLVCAVRDPSEESPVAGEAEDSAESGRGLFLVDSFSDSWGWHPLAGPLTGKVVWALFRLHAE; translated from the coding sequence ATGGGGACGAATGGATCGACCATGCTCGAGCCGTTACGGCAGGGGCTTCCGCCTATCGATCCCGCGGCCGTCTCCTGCTCCGCCTCCTGCGCCCTGCCCGCCCGCTACGAAGCCGTGCGTGGCGCCCGGAAGTTCACCAGCCGAACGCTGACCCAGTGGGAACTGGCCGACCGCTTCGACGATGTGGCGCTCGTCGTCTCCGAACTCGTCACCAACGCCCTGCGGCATGCCCTGCCCGCGGACTCACCGCGCGAGCGGGACCAGGAGCCGCCGGTGCGGCTGCATCTGATGCGCTGGACGGGACGGCTGGTGTGCGCGGTGCGCGATCCCAGTGAGGAGAGCCCGGTGGCAGGCGAGGCGGAGGACTCCGCGGAGTCCGGCCGGGGGCTATTTCTGGTCGATTCCTTCAGCGACAGCTGGGGCTGGCATCCGCTGGCCGGCCCGCTGACCGGAAAGGTGGTCTGGGCGCTGTTCCGGCTGCACGCGGAGTGA
- a CDS encoding DUF397 domain-containing protein, with product MHDVYNGMAATELHGVVWQKSRHSNSQGSCVEFAKLPGGHVAVRNSRYPNGPALVYTPAEIEALLLGVKDGEFDHLADGG from the coding sequence GTGCACGACGTGTACAACGGCATGGCGGCGACAGAGCTTCACGGGGTCGTCTGGCAGAAGAGCAGGCACAGCAACTCCCAGGGATCATGCGTGGAGTTCGCCAAACTGCCTGGTGGGCATGTTGCGGTGCGCAATTCGCGCTACCCGAACGGGCCGGCGCTCGTATATACGCCGGCCGAGATAGAGGCGCTGCTGCTGGGCGTGAAGGACGGGGAATTCGACCATCTGGCAGACGGCGGATAG
- a CDS encoding ATP-binding cassette domain-containing protein, translating to MTDTIVVEGVRKAYGGKQALDGLDLVVGGGTVHAVLGPNGAGKTTAVRIMATLLRHDEGSVRVAGYDVRTKAAEVRRRIGLLGQHAAVDEELGGRQNLEMFGRLHHLGARRAGTRADELLERFGLADTGRKAVKQYSGGMRRRLDLAASLITEPQVLFLDEPTTGLDPRGRAEVWQSVRSLVGGGTTVLLTTQYLEEADQLADRISVIDGGRVVADGTADQLKAKLGGDRIDVVVRNAADLPRAAELLPGDPDVDEDRRLLSAPVSDRMAALTETVRALEGAGIEAEDIVLRRPSLDEVFLHLTKEGAA from the coding sequence ATGACGGACACGATTGTCGTCGAGGGCGTACGCAAGGCGTACGGCGGCAAACAGGCCCTGGACGGGCTCGATCTGGTGGTCGGCGGCGGCACGGTGCACGCGGTGCTCGGTCCGAACGGGGCCGGGAAGACCACGGCGGTACGGATCATGGCGACGCTGCTGCGCCACGACGAGGGCTCCGTGCGCGTGGCCGGGTATGACGTACGGACGAAGGCTGCCGAGGTCCGGCGGCGGATCGGCCTGCTCGGGCAGCACGCGGCCGTGGACGAGGAACTCGGCGGCCGGCAGAACCTGGAGATGTTCGGACGGCTCCACCATCTGGGCGCGCGGCGGGCGGGGACGAGGGCGGACGAACTGCTGGAGCGGTTCGGGCTCGCGGACACCGGCCGCAAGGCGGTCAAGCAGTACAGCGGCGGAATGCGGCGCCGGCTCGACCTCGCCGCCTCGCTGATCACCGAGCCGCAGGTGCTGTTCCTGGACGAGCCGACCACAGGACTCGACCCGAGGGGACGGGCGGAGGTGTGGCAGTCGGTGCGGTCGCTGGTCGGCGGCGGCACGACCGTCCTGCTGACCACGCAGTACCTGGAGGAGGCCGACCAGCTGGCCGACCGGATCTCCGTGATCGACGGGGGGCGGGTCGTCGCGGACGGAACGGCCGACCAGCTCAAGGCGAAGCTGGGCGGCGACCGGATCGACGTCGTCGTACGGAACGCGGCGGACCTGCCGCGCGCCGCCGAGCTGCTGCCGGGCGACCCGGACGTGGACGAGGACCGGCGGCTGCTCAGCGCCCCGGTGAGCGACCGGATGGCCGCGCTGACCGAGACCGTGCGCGCGCTGGAGGGGGCCGGGATCGAGGCGGAGGACATCGTACTGCGCCGGCCGAGCCTCGACGAGGTCTTCCTGCATCTCACCAAGGAGGGGGCCGCGTGA
- a CDS encoding ion channel protein gives MTTTDHAPAATPARALLPLIVPALVVGAGSSLLLLGVTELSDRLKNVLWDTLPKALGVGPYSTVWIITMLTATGIAVGLVVWKVYGHAGPDPATMGLVDPPLPAPVVPSLLLAGMLALAGGVSLGPENPITASNIALAAWLGRKAMRGTTPDLWSGLAAAGTIGALFGTPVAAALILTESLATRQNGPGALWDKLFAPLLAGGAGALTTVLIAHPTFDLSLPQFSGSRWGDLPAAVAVSSLGALVGLAAVYAFPYVHAAFRRLRHPLLSITAGGVLLGLLGALGGQLTLFKGLTEMKVLADDPSGWSSGEFALMVVVKLTALTVAAACGFRGGRIFPSVFTGVALGLGVSALVPEVHPTLGVVCAVLGVLLAVTRQGWLSLFTAALLAADPHVFPLLCVAVLPAWLLVTGRPQMQLHDDGTSLR, from the coding sequence GTGACGACGACCGACCACGCCCCGGCGGCCACACCGGCACGCGCGCTGCTGCCGCTGATCGTCCCCGCGCTCGTCGTCGGCGCCGGTTCGAGCCTCCTTCTGCTGGGCGTGACCGAGCTCTCGGACCGACTCAAGAACGTGCTGTGGGACACCCTGCCGAAGGCGCTCGGCGTCGGCCCCTACTCCACGGTCTGGATCATCACCATGCTGACGGCCACCGGCATCGCCGTGGGGCTCGTGGTGTGGAAGGTCTACGGACACGCCGGCCCCGACCCCGCCACCATGGGGCTCGTCGACCCGCCGCTGCCCGCACCGGTGGTGCCGAGTCTGCTGCTGGCCGGCATGCTCGCACTGGCCGGCGGGGTCAGTCTCGGCCCCGAGAACCCCATCACGGCCTCGAACATCGCGCTCGCGGCCTGGCTGGGCCGCAAGGCGATGCGCGGTACGACCCCGGACCTGTGGTCCGGACTCGCGGCCGCGGGCACGATCGGGGCGCTCTTCGGCACGCCCGTGGCCGCCGCGCTGATCCTCACCGAGTCCCTCGCCACCAGGCAGAACGGCCCCGGCGCGCTCTGGGACAAGCTCTTCGCCCCGCTGCTCGCGGGCGGCGCCGGTGCGCTGACCACCGTACTGATCGCGCATCCGACGTTCGACCTCTCACTGCCGCAATTCTCCGGATCCCGTTGGGGCGATCTGCCGGCGGCGGTCGCGGTCTCGTCGCTGGGGGCGCTGGTGGGGCTGGCGGCTGTGTACGCGTTCCCGTACGTCCACGCCGCCTTCCGGCGGCTCCGGCACCCCCTGCTGAGCATCACCGCGGGCGGGGTGCTGCTCGGCCTGCTCGGGGCGCTCGGCGGGCAGTTGACGCTCTTCAAGGGCCTGACCGAGATGAAGGTGCTGGCCGACGACCCCTCGGGCTGGTCGTCGGGGGAGTTCGCCCTGATGGTGGTGGTCAAGCTGACCGCGCTCACGGTCGCGGCCGCCTGCGGGTTCCGGGGCGGGCGGATCTTCCCCTCCGTCTTCACCGGCGTCGCGCTCGGGCTGGGCGTGAGCGCGCTCGTACCCGAGGTGCATCCGACGCTCGGGGTCGTGTGCGCGGTGCTGGGGGTGCTGCTCGCGGTGACCCGGCAGGGGTGGCTGAGCCTGTTCACCGCGGCGCTGCTCGCCGCCGACCCGCATGTGTTCCCGCTGCTGTGCGTCGCCGTGCTGCCGGCCTGGCTGCTGGTGACGGGACGGCCCCAGATGCAACTCCACGACGACGGCACATCACTGCGCTGA